The Aggregicoccus sp. 17bor-14 genome includes a region encoding these proteins:
- a CDS encoding ABC transporter permease — protein sequence MERHGEGLREIVVIWSAELRRALRSARTVVLLGLYAMFTALVLLVVGGITRQVREQLERASASGNGAETQAAMEQAHQGVLGFFVNKDPAMMEALSRVPILVLVVFKMTLFFLPAYIVLMGFDQLSGEVGPRSIRYVTVRARRSSVLLGKFLTQAVLLLGLVLLVDLAIFVFAKATTPGFGWGLMALTFVRFWGAALVYSLAYVALTSLCSALFRSPGVSLVVNFILLFVFWLVDVIASVLPSPADALRYLSPSAYSTNLLHPQPGPFLASAAAYVAFAAVFLGLAHLTLRQRDL from the coding sequence GTGGAACGACACGGAGAAGGCCTCAGGGAAATCGTCGTCATCTGGAGCGCGGAGCTGCGCCGCGCGCTGCGCAGCGCGCGCACCGTGGTGCTCCTCGGTCTCTACGCAATGTTCACCGCGCTCGTGCTGCTGGTGGTGGGCGGCATCACCCGCCAGGTGCGCGAGCAGCTGGAGCGGGCCTCGGCGAGCGGCAACGGCGCGGAGACGCAGGCCGCCATGGAGCAGGCGCACCAGGGGGTGCTCGGGTTCTTCGTGAACAAGGACCCGGCGATGATGGAGGCGCTCAGCCGCGTGCCCATCCTCGTGCTCGTGGTCTTCAAGATGACCCTCTTCTTCCTGCCCGCGTACATCGTGCTGATGGGCTTCGATCAGCTCAGCGGCGAGGTGGGACCGCGCTCCATCCGCTACGTCACCGTGCGGGCGCGCCGCTCCTCGGTGCTGCTGGGCAAGTTCCTCACCCAGGCGGTGCTGCTGCTCGGCCTGGTGCTGCTGGTGGACCTCGCCATCTTCGTCTTCGCGAAGGCGACCACGCCGGGCTTCGGCTGGGGGCTGATGGCCCTCACCTTCGTGCGCTTCTGGGGGGCGGCGCTCGTCTACAGCCTCGCCTACGTCGCGCTCACCTCGCTGTGCTCGGCGCTGTTTCGCAGCCCCGGCGTGAGCCTCGTCGTCAACTTCATCCTGCTCTTCGTGTTCTGGCTGGTGGACGTGATCGCGAGCGTGCTGCCCTCGCCGGCGGACGCCCTGCGCTACCTCTCCCCTTCCGCCTACTCCACGAACCTGCTGCACCCGCAGCCGGGCCCCTTCCTCGCGAGCGCCGCGGCCTACGTGGCCTTCGCGGCGGTCTTCCTGGGGCTCGCCCACCTCACCCTGCGCCAGAGGGATCTGTGA
- a CDS encoding ABC transporter ATP-binding protein, whose product MSDRAIHLEGVSKRFGEKLAVEDLSLSVPRGSVFGLIGPNGAGKTTTFSMMCGYLAPTAGRLEVMGVDPRVSGALKGRLGALPQDAVLPPGWETGALLTYWARLSGLADPAGEARSALERVGLQEAWRVQTQALSHGMAKRAAMAQALMGAPPLVLLDEPTAGLDPRVAAQVRALIKEMRGRQTVVVSSHNLQELEELCDAAAILDRGALTRAGTMGELTGQAAEFRVQIASGMVIPPELTQLPGVSDARLESEGVLLVRFDGQQHRPEEVISRTVAHLLSTGVLILGVSRGQKLEERVLQLL is encoded by the coding sequence GTGAGCGACCGGGCCATCCATCTCGAGGGGGTGAGCAAGCGCTTCGGCGAGAAGCTCGCCGTGGAGGACCTCAGCCTCAGCGTGCCGCGCGGCAGCGTGTTCGGGCTCATCGGGCCCAACGGCGCGGGCAAGACCACCACCTTCAGCATGATGTGCGGCTACCTCGCGCCCACGGCGGGGCGCCTGGAGGTGATGGGCGTGGACCCGCGCGTCTCGGGCGCGCTCAAGGGCCGGCTCGGCGCGCTGCCGCAGGATGCCGTCCTGCCGCCCGGCTGGGAGACGGGGGCGCTGCTCACCTACTGGGCGCGGCTCTCGGGGCTCGCGGACCCGGCCGGCGAGGCGCGCTCCGCGCTCGAGCGCGTGGGGCTGCAGGAGGCCTGGCGGGTGCAGACCCAGGCGCTGAGCCACGGCATGGCCAAGCGCGCCGCCATGGCGCAGGCGCTGATGGGCGCTCCGCCGCTGGTGCTGCTGGACGAGCCCACGGCCGGGCTGGACCCCCGGGTGGCCGCGCAGGTGCGCGCGCTGATCAAGGAGATGCGCGGCCGTCAGACGGTGGTGGTCTCCAGCCACAACCTGCAGGAGCTCGAGGAGCTGTGCGACGCGGCGGCCATCCTGGACCGCGGCGCGCTCACGCGCGCGGGCACCATGGGCGAGCTCACGGGCCAGGCGGCGGAGTTCCGCGTGCAGATTGCGAGCGGCATGGTCATCCCTCCCGAGCTCACCCAGCTTCCGGGCGTGAGCGATGCGCGCCTGGAGAGCGAGGGCGTCTTGCTGGTGCGCTTCGACGGGCAGCAGCACCGCCCCGAGGAGGTCATCAGCCGCACCGTGGCCCACCTGCTCTCCACCGGCGTGCTCATCCTGGGCGTCTCGCGCGGCCAGAAGCTCGAGGAGCGGGTGCTGCAGCTGCTCTAG
- a CDS encoding sulfurtransferase TusA family protein: MPQSPAPPAAVLLDTSGRYCPVPILEIAKACRGLPAGTLVELWATDPGIRADLPAWCEATGHRLLGLEQQGERFVARVLTQGRAP, from the coding sequence ATGCCCCAGAGCCCCGCCCCGCCTGCCGCCGTGCTCCTCGACACCTCGGGGCGCTACTGCCCGGTGCCCATCCTCGAGATCGCCAAGGCGTGCCGGGGCCTGCCCGCCGGCACCCTCGTGGAGCTGTGGGCGACCGATCCCGGCATCCGGGCGGACCTCCCCGCCTGGTGCGAGGCGACGGGCCACCGGCTCCTCGGGCTCGAGCAGCAGGGCGAGCGCTTCGTCGCCCGGGTGCTCACGCAGGGCAGGGCGCCCTAG
- a CDS encoding thioredoxin domain-containing protein — protein MKPSVLVALLVGLVLGFVFGKAATGPSSDSPTAAAAAPSAARPSARPTNTAVLKVPVDGAPVRGPADALVTLVEFSDYQCPFCSRAHVTVQQLEKQYAGKLRVVMKQNPLSFHPRARPAALAALAAGQQGKYWEYHDTLFANQRNIEDADLEKYAGQVGLDVARWKRDMQDPKLAEVISHDQAQAQKLGASGTPAFFINGRFLSGAQPIDNFKAVIDEELTKAEALVKAGTPRANVYAATMDKAQDAPSAAPAQEAQAPAPAVRKVTFPADAPVRGPKAAKVTIVEWSDFECPFCGRVTPTLKQIEETYGKDVRVVFRHQPLPFHQSAKLAAEASMAAHEQGKFWEMHDKMFSNQRALDRASLERYAQEIGLNLPKFKAALDSGKFRSRVEQDARDGAAVGANGTPTFYVNGREVVGAVPFANFKQIIDEEIAKADKLLASGTKLEDVYEKLMAQAAAAPAPSAAPEAPAAPAAVQKVELGNAPVKGAKNAPVTIVAFSDFECPFCGRVIPTLKQIEDTYKGKVKLAFKNQPLPFHPNAKPAAMAAMAANEQGKFWEMHDKLFANQRALDRASLERYAQEIGLNMPKFKAAMDSNKFEAQINADSQQGMSLGANGTPTFFINGRQVVGALPFDSFKAVIDEELSKAGPVARDQK, from the coding sequence ATGAAGCCCAGCGTTCTGGTGGCCCTCCTGGTGGGCCTTGTATTGGGATTTGTGTTCGGCAAGGCCGCCACCGGTCCCAGCAGCGACAGCCCCACCGCCGCCGCGGCCGCCCCCAGCGCCGCCCGCCCCTCGGCGCGGCCCACCAACACCGCCGTGCTGAAGGTGCCGGTGGATGGCGCCCCGGTGCGCGGCCCCGCCGACGCGCTCGTCACGCTGGTGGAGTTCTCCGACTACCAGTGCCCCTTCTGCAGCCGCGCGCACGTCACCGTGCAGCAGCTGGAGAAGCAGTACGCCGGCAAGCTGCGGGTCGTGATGAAGCAGAACCCGCTCTCCTTCCACCCCCGCGCCCGCCCCGCCGCGCTCGCCGCGCTCGCCGCTGGCCAGCAGGGCAAGTACTGGGAGTACCACGACACCCTCTTCGCCAATCAGCGCAACATCGAGGACGCGGACCTCGAGAAGTACGCGGGCCAGGTGGGCCTCGACGTGGCGCGCTGGAAGCGCGACATGCAGGACCCCAAGCTCGCCGAGGTCATCTCGCATGACCAGGCGCAGGCGCAGAAGCTCGGCGCGAGCGGCACCCCGGCCTTCTTCATCAACGGCCGCTTCCTCTCGGGCGCCCAGCCCATCGACAACTTCAAGGCCGTCATCGACGAGGAGCTCACCAAGGCCGAGGCCCTGGTGAAGGCCGGCACCCCGCGCGCCAACGTGTACGCCGCCACCATGGACAAGGCGCAGGACGCGCCCTCCGCCGCTCCCGCGCAGGAGGCCCAGGCCCCGGCGCCCGCCGTGCGCAAGGTCACCTTCCCCGCGGACGCGCCGGTGCGCGGCCCCAAGGCGGCCAAGGTCACCATCGTGGAGTGGTCCGACTTCGAGTGCCCCTTCTGCGGCCGCGTCACCCCCACGCTGAAGCAGATCGAGGAGACCTACGGCAAGGACGTGCGCGTGGTGTTCCGCCACCAGCCCCTGCCCTTCCACCAGAGCGCGAAGCTCGCCGCCGAGGCCTCCATGGCCGCGCACGAGCAGGGCAAGTTCTGGGAGATGCACGACAAGATGTTCTCGAACCAGCGCGCCCTCGACCGCGCGTCCCTCGAGCGCTACGCCCAGGAGATCGGCCTGAACCTGCCCAAGTTCAAGGCGGCGCTGGACAGCGGCAAGTTCCGCAGCCGCGTGGAGCAGGACGCGCGCGACGGCGCCGCGGTGGGCGCCAACGGCACCCCGACCTTCTACGTGAACGGCCGTGAGGTGGTGGGCGCCGTGCCCTTCGCGAACTTCAAGCAGATCATCGACGAAGAGATCGCCAAGGCGGACAAGCTGCTCGCCAGCGGCACCAAGCTCGAGGACGTGTACGAGAAGCTGATGGCCCAGGCCGCCGCGGCCCCCGCCCCCAGCGCTGCTCCCGAGGCCCCCGCTGCGCCCGCCGCGGTGCAGAAGGTGGAGCTCGGCAACGCCCCGGTGAAGGGTGCGAAGAACGCCCCCGTCACCATCGTGGCCTTCTCGGACTTCGAGTGCCCCTTCTGCGGCCGGGTCATCCCCACGCTCAAGCAGATCGAGGACACCTACAAGGGCAAGGTGAAGCTCGCCTTCAAGAACCAGCCCCTGCCCTTCCACCCGAACGCGAAGCCCGCGGCCATGGCCGCCATGGCGGCGAACGAGCAGGGCAAGTTCTGGGAGATGCACGACAAGCTCTTCGCGAACCAGCGCGCGCTGGACCGCGCCTCGCTCGAGCGCTACGCGCAGGAGATCGGCCTGAACATGCCCAAGTTCAAGGCCGCCATGGACTCGAACAAGTTCGAGGCCCAGATCAACGCGGACTCCCAGCAGGGCATGAGCCTGGGCGCCAACGGCACCCCCACCTTCTTCATCAACGGCCGCCAGGTCGTCGGGGCGCTGCCCTTCGACTCCTTCAAGGCCGTGATCGACGAGGAGCTGAGCAAGGCGGGCCCGGTCGCGCGCGACCAGAAGTAG
- a CDS encoding RidA family protein — protein MARKTIHSDNAPKAIGPYSQAAQVPAGTMTFLSGQIPLDPKTMNIVEGDVVAQTEQVMKNLQAVLEAAGLGFDHVVRCGIFVTDLNDFTKVNEVYGRYFKGPPPARATVQVAALPRGVKVEIDAIAVA, from the coding sequence ATGGCGCGCAAGACGATCCACTCCGACAACGCCCCCAAGGCGATCGGCCCCTACTCGCAGGCAGCGCAGGTGCCCGCGGGCACCATGACCTTCCTGTCCGGGCAGATCCCCCTCGACCCCAAGACGATGAACATCGTGGAGGGGGACGTGGTGGCGCAGACCGAGCAGGTGATGAAGAACCTGCAGGCGGTGCTCGAGGCCGCGGGCCTCGGCTTCGACCACGTGGTGCGCTGCGGCATCTTCGTCACCGACCTCAACGACTTCACCAAGGTGAACGAGGTGTACGGCCGCTACTTCAAGGGCCCGCCCCCCGCGCGCGCCACGGTGCAGGTGGCGGCGCTGCCGCGCGGCGTGAAGGTCGAGATCGACGCGATCGCGGTGGCCTGA
- a CDS encoding MFS transporter, with protein MALSTELPAQHERMPPQARYIVGTEGCERFSYYGMTAILVLYMAKHLGFDEVEAREKYHWFNFGAYFAPLLGGFLADRFLGRYATILFVSLGYVLGHALLAVVPGSLGLYVGCLFIAMGAGGIKPCVSTFMGDQFGPEKQHLVEKAYGWFYFAINVGSVLGVLLIPKVLDWYGPHWAFGLPGIAMALALLVFYLGRRQYVKPPPTGPNPHGFLRVSLAALGAKPAPGQSRLDSLRGRFPAEAVDGVRAAIRIVFVFSLVSVFWALYFQYGSSWTLQADKMGLGLPGGMRMSAGQLSSYASAWVLVLIPVMNRLYDVLRRRGLEVTPLRKMTAGMFIAALAFLTAALVEHRIQSGHAPHALWQGVQYFFLGVAEVLISVTGLEFAFTQAPPSMKSVIMGFWFVFIAVGNAITALVPLFVPFTGVAYYLFFSALMVVFAVLFALVARWYKPVDFTTPAEPRGSAA; from the coding sequence ATGGCCCTCTCGACTGAACTGCCCGCGCAGCACGAGCGCATGCCCCCGCAGGCCCGCTACATCGTCGGGACCGAGGGCTGCGAGCGCTTCAGCTACTACGGGATGACCGCCATCCTGGTGCTGTACATGGCCAAGCACCTCGGGTTCGACGAGGTCGAAGCGCGGGAGAAGTACCACTGGTTCAACTTCGGGGCGTACTTCGCCCCGCTGCTGGGCGGCTTCCTCGCGGACCGCTTCCTGGGCCGCTACGCGACCATCCTCTTCGTGTCGCTGGGCTACGTGCTGGGACACGCGCTGCTGGCGGTGGTGCCCGGCAGCCTCGGCCTCTACGTGGGCTGCCTCTTCATCGCCATGGGCGCGGGCGGCATCAAGCCGTGCGTGTCCACCTTCATGGGGGACCAGTTCGGCCCGGAGAAGCAGCACCTGGTGGAGAAGGCGTATGGGTGGTTCTACTTCGCCATCAACGTGGGCTCGGTGCTGGGCGTCCTGCTCATCCCCAAGGTGCTCGACTGGTACGGCCCGCATTGGGCCTTCGGCCTGCCCGGCATCGCGATGGCGCTCGCCCTGCTCGTCTTCTACCTGGGGCGCCGGCAGTACGTGAAGCCGCCACCCACGGGTCCCAACCCCCACGGCTTCCTGCGCGTGTCGTTGGCGGCGCTCGGGGCGAAGCCCGCGCCGGGCCAGTCGCGCCTGGACAGCCTGCGCGGGCGCTTCCCCGCGGAGGCGGTCGACGGCGTCCGTGCAGCCATCCGCATCGTGTTCGTGTTCTCGCTGGTGTCCGTCTTCTGGGCGCTCTACTTCCAGTACGGCTCCAGCTGGACCCTGCAGGCCGACAAGATGGGCCTCGGGCTGCCGGGGGGGATGCGGATGAGCGCAGGCCAGCTCTCCTCGTACGCCTCGGCCTGGGTGCTGGTGCTCATCCCCGTGATGAACCGCCTCTACGACGTCCTGCGCCGGCGCGGGCTCGAGGTGACGCCCCTGCGCAAGATGACCGCAGGGATGTTCATCGCCGCGCTCGCGTTCCTCACCGCGGCGCTCGTCGAGCACCGCATCCAGTCGGGGCACGCACCGCACGCGCTCTGGCAGGGGGTGCAGTACTTCTTCCTCGGCGTGGCCGAGGTGCTCATCTCGGTGACGGGCCTCGAGTTCGCCTTCACCCAGGCGCCGCCGTCCATGAAGAGCGTCATCATGGGCTTCTGGTTCGTGTTCATCGCGGTGGGCAACGCCATCACCGCGCTCGTGCCGCTGTTCGTCCCCTTCACGGGAGTGGCCTACTACCTGTTCTTCTCGGCCCTGATGGTGGTCTTCGCGGTGCTCTTCGCGCTGGTGGCCCGCTGGTACAAGCCGGTGGACTTCACCACCCCGGCCGAGCCGCGCGGGTCGGCGGCGTAA
- a CDS encoding universal stress protein: MFKVNKILVPLDFSVASQRALKYARALSQQLGATVDVLHVGSEAEMRGLDEVSVLLKGVPGSTLESYNERDAQRALTVLLRDAGFDREVRNDEIEQGKPGEVIVQRIKDGGYDLVVIGTRGRRKGLSRFVGSVAMQVVQDSPVPVFTCQPEHA; encoded by the coding sequence ATGTTCAAGGTCAACAAGATCCTGGTTCCGCTGGACTTCTCTGTCGCCTCTCAGCGCGCGCTGAAGTACGCGCGCGCTCTCTCGCAGCAGCTCGGCGCCACGGTGGACGTACTGCACGTGGGCTCGGAGGCCGAGATGCGGGGCCTGGACGAGGTCTCCGTGCTGCTCAAGGGCGTGCCCGGCTCCACGCTGGAGTCGTACAACGAGCGCGACGCGCAGCGCGCGCTGACGGTGCTGCTGCGCGACGCGGGCTTCGACCGCGAAGTGCGCAACGACGAGATCGAGCAGGGCAAGCCTGGCGAGGTCATCGTCCAGCGCATCAAGGACGGCGGCTACGACCTGGTGGTGATCGGCACCCGAGGCCGGCGCAAGGGGCTCTCGCGCTTCGTGGGCAGCGTTGCGATGCAGGTGGTGCAGGACAGCCCGGTGCCCGTCTTCACCTGCCAGCCCGAGCACGCATAG
- a CDS encoding bifunctional (p)ppGpp synthetase/guanosine-3',5'-bis(diphosphate) 3'-pyrophosphohydrolase: MIRLNDILQRVASYHPDPDLDIIKKAYVYSAKVHQGQLRKSGEPYLIHPLEVAGILAELKLDEASIVTGLLHDTIEDTLATSTEITDLFGPEVAQLVDGVTKLSKFSASASLSQEEKQAENFRKMIIAMAQDIRVILVKLADRTHNMRTLDHMAEEKQVRIAQETLDIYAPLANRLGISWVKTELEDLSFRYVKPQDFFALKEKLDKRKKEREKYIEDVCQFMRDKLQERGLTADVSGRFKHVYSIYKKIKSSGIEFEQIPDIIAFRIIMPTVPSCYEALGLVHQLWKPVPGRFKDFIAIPKPNMYQSLHTTIIGPLGERVEVQIRTLEMHKIAEEGIAAHWAYKEGKALVSKDDEKFAWLRQLMEWQQDLKDPKEFLETVKVDLFTDEVFVFTPKGDVRSLPRGATPVDFAYAIHSDVGSRCVGSKVNGKIVPLRYKLKNGDTVEVLTSPQAHPSKDWLTFVKTSRAQQRIRGFIKQQQRDKSLQLGRELTERELRRYSLNLNKLLKGGELKKVAEGYGYRIEEDLLVAVGYGKVAPHQIVQQLLPPEKVSAVNEQRAGHEASGAAATGSDRAGASASSMLPSFSRVTDLAKKLVGRQSRSGVQIGGVDDVLVRFGRCCNPVPGDPIAGFITRGRGVTVHTVGCEKALATDPERRVDVAWDVRGAFKRPVTLRVLTADRPGLLADISNTFSKKGVNISQANCRATGDDRAVNTFEVVISDLKQLTDLIRTIEGLQGVFSVERI; this comes from the coding sequence ATGATTCGCCTGAACGACATCCTCCAGCGGGTGGCTTCGTACCATCCGGACCCCGACCTCGACATCATCAAGAAGGCGTACGTCTACTCCGCCAAGGTGCACCAGGGGCAGCTGCGCAAGTCCGGCGAGCCCTACCTCATCCACCCGCTCGAGGTGGCCGGAATCCTCGCGGAGCTGAAGCTGGACGAGGCCTCCATCGTCACGGGGCTCCTGCACGACACCATCGAGGACACGCTCGCCACCTCCACGGAGATCACCGACCTGTTCGGCCCCGAGGTGGCGCAGCTGGTGGACGGCGTCACCAAGCTGTCCAAGTTCAGCGCCTCGGCGAGCCTCTCGCAGGAGGAGAAGCAGGCGGAGAACTTCCGCAAGATGATCATCGCGATGGCGCAGGACATTCGCGTCATCCTCGTGAAGCTGGCGGACCGCACGCACAACATGCGGACGCTGGATCACATGGCCGAGGAGAAGCAGGTCCGCATCGCGCAGGAGACGCTGGACATCTACGCGCCGCTGGCGAACCGGCTGGGCATCAGCTGGGTGAAGACGGAGCTGGAGGACCTCTCCTTCCGCTACGTGAAGCCCCAGGACTTCTTCGCGCTCAAGGAGAAGCTCGATAAGCGCAAGAAGGAGCGCGAGAAGTACATCGAGGACGTCTGCCAGTTCATGCGCGACAAGCTACAGGAGCGCGGGCTCACCGCAGACGTCAGCGGCCGCTTCAAGCACGTCTACAGCATCTACAAGAAGATCAAGAGCTCGGGCATCGAGTTCGAGCAGATCCCGGACATCATCGCCTTCCGCATCATCATGCCCACGGTACCCAGCTGCTACGAGGCGCTGGGCCTGGTGCACCAGCTGTGGAAGCCCGTGCCGGGGCGCTTCAAGGACTTCATCGCCATCCCCAAGCCGAACATGTACCAGTCGTTGCACACGACGATCATCGGCCCGCTGGGAGAGCGCGTGGAGGTGCAGATCCGCACGCTGGAGATGCACAAGATCGCGGAGGAGGGCATCGCCGCGCACTGGGCCTACAAGGAGGGCAAGGCGCTCGTCTCCAAGGACGACGAGAAGTTCGCCTGGCTGCGCCAGCTGATGGAGTGGCAGCAGGACCTCAAGGACCCGAAGGAGTTCCTCGAGACGGTGAAGGTGGACCTCTTCACCGACGAGGTCTTCGTCTTCACCCCCAAGGGGGACGTGCGCTCGCTCCCGCGCGGCGCGACGCCGGTGGACTTCGCCTACGCCATCCACTCGGACGTGGGCAGCCGCTGCGTGGGCTCCAAGGTGAACGGGAAGATCGTCCCGCTGCGCTACAAGCTGAAGAACGGGGACACGGTGGAGGTGCTCACCAGCCCCCAGGCGCACCCGAGCAAGGACTGGCTCACCTTCGTCAAGACGAGCCGCGCCCAGCAGCGCATCCGCGGCTTCATCAAGCAGCAGCAGCGCGACAAGAGCCTGCAGCTGGGCCGCGAGCTCACCGAGCGCGAGCTGCGCCGCTACTCGCTCAACCTGAACAAGCTGCTCAAGGGCGGCGAGCTCAAGAAGGTGGCCGAGGGCTACGGCTACCGCATCGAGGAGGACCTGCTCGTGGCCGTGGGCTACGGGAAGGTGGCGCCCCACCAGATCGTGCAGCAGCTCTTGCCGCCCGAGAAGGTGAGCGCCGTCAACGAGCAGCGGGCGGGGCACGAGGCCTCCGGCGCCGCAGCCACCGGCAGCGACCGGGCGGGCGCGAGCGCCTCGAGCATGCTGCCCTCGTTCTCGCGCGTCACGGACCTCGCCAAGAAGCTGGTGGGCCGGCAGAGCCGCAGCGGGGTGCAGATCGGCGGCGTGGACGACGTGCTGGTGCGCTTCGGGCGCTGCTGCAACCCGGTGCCCGGAGACCCCATCGCGGGCTTCATCACCCGCGGGCGCGGCGTCACGGTGCACACGGTGGGCTGCGAGAAGGCGCTCGCCACGGACCCCGAGCGCCGCGTGGACGTGGCCTGGGACGTGCGCGGCGCCTTCAAGCGCCCGGTCACCCTGCGCGTGCTCACCGCGGACCGCCCCGGCCTGCTCGCGGACATCTCCAACACCTTCAGCAAGAAGGGCGTGAACATCTCCCAGGCGAACTGCCGCGCCACCGGGGACGACCGCGCGGTGAACACCTTCGAGGTGGTCATCTCGGACCTGAAGCAGCTGACCGACCTCATCCGCACCATCGAGGGGCTGCAGGGCGTGTTCTCCGTCGAGCGCATCTAG
- a CDS encoding FHA domain-containing protein has translation MPAAPAPLVGRALTPPAARTGLAPAGTAAAAPKFGLAVLAGASRGQRYRLPLTGCVVGRTRGALLLAEDPYVSPLHATFVVKDGALFVRDESSTSGVYVTIAGTESLAPHGLFAVGQRAFRYVGLLEAPPPLAGRPLVYGAPVPSGQALYAVEEVLVGGRPGRAVTTAGPMLTVGQTHCDLSYPQDESLAVRHCELSPHPSGATLRDLSGGLGTYVRIPPLTERPLRAGDRVRMGQHVLQVELLG, from the coding sequence GTGCCCGCGGCCCCTGCCCCGCTCGTCGGTCGCGCCCTCACCCCGCCTGCGGCCCGCACGGGGCTGGCCCCAGCCGGGACTGCGGCGGCCGCGCCCAAGTTCGGGCTCGCCGTGCTGGCAGGCGCCTCCCGGGGCCAGCGCTACCGGCTGCCGCTCACCGGCTGTGTGGTGGGCCGCACTCGGGGTGCGCTGCTGCTCGCCGAGGACCCCTACGTCTCGCCCCTGCACGCCACCTTCGTGGTGAAGGACGGCGCGCTCTTCGTGCGCGACGAGTCCAGCACCTCCGGCGTCTACGTCACCATCGCCGGCACGGAGAGCCTCGCCCCGCACGGGCTCTTCGCCGTGGGCCAGCGGGCCTTCCGCTACGTCGGGCTGCTCGAGGCCCCGCCGCCCCTGGCCGGGCGCCCCCTGGTGTACGGCGCGCCGGTGCCCTCGGGCCAGGCGCTCTACGCGGTGGAGGAGGTGCTGGTGGGCGGGCGTCCCGGCCGCGCCGTCACCACCGCGGGCCCCATGCTCACCGTGGGGCAGACCCACTGCGACCTCTCCTATCCCCAGGACGAGTCGCTCGCGGTGCGCCACTGTGAGCTCAGCCCGCATCCCTCGGGCGCCACGCTGCGCGACCTGTCCGGCGGGCTGGGCACCTACGTGCGCATCCCCCCGCTCACCGAGCGCCCGCTGCGCGCGGGCGACCGGGTGCGGATGGGACAGCACGTGCTGCAGGTGGAGCTGCTCGGCTAG